The nucleotide sequence AGCACATGGCCATCTTCGTCGGTGACGCGATAGAGTTGACCGAGCGAACATTCGGTAAACTTGGCGGTCATTCCCAGCAGGCCTACCAGGACGATCCAGACGGTTGCACCGGGACCGCCGGTTCCAATCGCGATCGCCACACCCGCGATATTGCCTAGTCCCACCGTGGCTGAAAGCGCCGCAGCGAGGGCTTGGAAGTGGGTCACTTCGCCCGGTTCATCGGGTTTGTCATAGATGCCGCGAATCAGGTCGATCGCGTGTCGAAAGGCTCGGAAGTTGATGAAACGCATTCGCAGCGTCAAAAAGATACCGCCGGCGAATAGCCAAACCACGACAAAAGGAATGCTGACGCCCAGTCGCTCCTTTGTGCCAAAGTCATAAAAAATGACCATCTCCGCGTTAGCCACCACGTACTTGCCAAACGTCGCGTCGACTTGCTCCATCCATGTCAGTTCCGATTCGGCAGTCGTTTCCTCGCTGGGGGGGGCCTGTTCGGCAACCGATGCCTCGTTCGCGGGATCCGCGTTTTCGGTGACAGGATCCAGCGTTGCTGGAACTGCTTCCGAGGCCGTGTCTTGCCCCGTCACACGGGTCGGAGTGCCAAGGGTGCTCAGGGCAATGACCGCCCAGGCAAGGAGTGTGAATGACCGGATGGAAGGAGTCAGGCGGGCGAGGGGAGGGACAATAGCTGTTTTTGGCATCGCTGAGGACTCGTGGGAAAAACGTTCGCGTTCAGACCGACGGGCATGGATCAAAGCGCGAGGAAAGCGTAAGGCAGGCCTCGATGTGCCACGTCGCGAGCGATATCGTACCAAATTTCTCCGCCACGCGATTCCGCAATTCTCGGAGTCCAAGGCGATCAATCAAATCGAGTCCGCAGTATGTCAATTCGCGGGGCTCGGTTTATGGTGTCGGGAATGTCCGCTGCACTCCGGAAGGCCAGGCAGAGTAATCGAGAGGGCGGTCTGATTTCCGGCGACATTGTTTCTGGTGTCAAATTCTCTGCAACGCTTTTCCCGTTTCTATGTTTCCCATAGCATGAGTGGGTGGTGCACGCCAAATGCACGTGCTCTTTGTTTTGCCATTCCGACGGAGTCCTCTCGTTTATGCATCGCGATGATCAGCCTGAAGTCTCCGTGGTGATACCCGTCTATAATGCGTCAGCATATCTTGCTGAGGCAGTGGAAAGCGTCTTGAGGCAAACCTTTACCGATTGGGAGCTGGTCGCGGTCGACGATGGATCGTCCGACAATTCGCTGGAAATATTGCGGGGGTTTGAGTCGCAAGATTCACGCATCAAAGTACTGCCATTGACGCATCGTGGGATCGCAGGGACCCGCAACGCAGGGATTCATGCCGCGCAAGGTGAGTATCTCGCTGCCTTGGACAACGATGACATCATGTGTCCGCGGCGGCTGGAGGTCCAAGTGGATTTCATGCGAAAGCATCCTGATTTTGTTGCGGTGGGAGCAGCGGGACTACTCGTGGACGCCGATGGCGATCCGATCGCCGAGCGTTCATTCCCCAGCTCCAGTGAAGAAGTTGAATCGGAATTGCTCAAGGGACGCAACCCGTTGATGCAATCGGGCATGATGTTCCGCCG is from Novipirellula galeiformis and encodes:
- a CDS encoding glycosyltransferase family 2 protein, whose protein sequence is MHRDDQPEVSVVIPVYNASAYLAEAVESVLRQTFTDWELVAVDDGSSDNSLEILRGFESQDSRIKVLPLTHRGIAGTRNAGIHAAQGEYLAALDNDDIMCPRRLEVQVDFMRKHPDFVAVGAAGLLVDADGDPIAERSFPSSSEEVESELLKGRNPLMQSGMMFRREAMLRVGAYQDDRNFAEDYDLFLRLTEIGRIGNLNEVLMRQRQHISRASAAHYADQNRVVMLALRDAYARRGLTQSLPTIEGSWHPTTARDYHIRCASDAWDAGNITTVRKHAGALVREQAFSPRGWELYARTIMGRNLYRGVAQFKSFFRPLKKLCR